From the genome of Leptotrichia sp. oral taxon 847:
TAGAAAAACCTTTTGAACTGGCAGATGTCATAAAAGCGTTTGAAGAAAAAGAAGGAGTAGTCGTTCAAAATGATGGAAAAAATAATATTTATCCAATGCCAATAATCGCACAGGATACAGATGAAGTTTATGTTGGAAGAATAAGAAGAGATGACACCGTTGAAAATGGTCTTAATTTATGGGTAGTTGCTGATAATATAAGAAAAGGTGCCGCTACAAACACAATTCAAATTGCAGAAACATTGATAAAAGAAGGAAAATTATAAAAATAAAAAAAGATAATGCAATGGAAATTAAAAAAAATTTTTTCAAAAGTACTCGTAAACTTAGTATTTATATCTTTTTGAAAAAAATTAGAAAACTAATAAATAATTAAAGAAAAATGTTGAAATTTTTTTGAAAATAGTGTAAAATAGTAATCGATGAAATAAAGCAAAACAAAAATGAGAAATTTAGGAGATATAATGGCTAAAAAAGAAGAAAAAATTAAAAAAACAAAATTAACTTTAACTGACGAAGAAATAAAAGATTTAAATGAAGAAGGAATAAAAAATCTTTTAATCAATAAAGCAATTTTGGAAACAGCAAAAAAATATAAATTTACAGATGAAGAAAAAGAAGAATTTGAGTATTTTTATAAAAATGAAAAAAATAAATTCTTTATTGCAAAATTAATTGAAGATAAAATTGTAGTAAATGAAAACGATGTTACAGAAATTTATACTAAAAATAAAGCAAATTTCGATGCACAAAATATCACATTTTCACAGGCAAAAGAAATTATTCAAAGAGATTTGTTAAACCAGCAGGTAGCAACTCTTGAAGCTGAAGAATTGGACAAATTAGTTAAAGAAATGGACGATAAAGTAGAAATTACAAAAGAAGAAATTTTATTTTCTAAAGGAAATTCAGAAATTTTAAAAACATTAATCGTTGGGAAAATAATTGCTAAAAAAATGGATGAAAAAAACTTTGAAGAAAAAAACAAAAAAGATTTTGCAATTATTAAAGATAATGTTTACATCAACTATTACTTGGATTTACAAGTTAGAAAAAATGTAAAAGTAACTCAAGAAGAAATTTCAGAAATTTATGAAAAAGAAAAAGCAAAATT
Proteins encoded in this window:
- a CDS encoding viral A-type inclusion protein, producing the protein MAKKEEKIKKTKLTLTDEEIKDLNEEGIKNLLINKAILETAKKYKFTDEEKEEFEYFYKNEKNKFFIAKLIEDKIVVNENDVTEIYTKNKANFDAQNITFSQAKEIIQRDLLNQQVATLEAEELDKLVKEMDDKVEITKEEILFSKGNSEILKTLIVGKIIAKKMDEKNFEEKNKKDFAIIKDNVYINYYLDLQVRKNVKVTQEEISEIYEKEKAKLGNVTPNSAYQQIANGLLNNKAVQERNSLIDQIAKDYNVEEVTKEYIK